In Pongo abelii isolate AG06213 chromosome 5, NHGRI_mPonAbe1-v2.0_pri, whole genome shotgun sequence, a single genomic region encodes these proteins:
- the RPS12 gene encoding small ribosomal subunit protein eS12 codes for MAEEGIAAGGVMDVNTALQEVLKTALIHDGLARGIREAAKALDKRQAHLCVLASNCDEPMYVKLVEALCAEHQINLIKVDDNKKLGEWVGLCKIDREGKPRKVVGCSCVVVKDYGKESQAKDVIEEYFKCKK; via the exons ATGGCCGAGGAAGG CATTGCTGCTGGAGGTGTAATGGACGTTAATACTGCTTTACAAGAGGTTCTGAAGACCGCCCTCATCCACGATGGCTTAGCACGTGGAATTCGCGAAGCTGCCAAAGCCTTAGACAA GCGCCAAGCACATCTTTGTGTGCTTGCATCCAACTGTGATGAGCCTATGTATGTCAAGTTGGTGGAAGCGCTTTGTGCTGAACACCAAATCAACCTGATTAAG GTGGATGACAACAAGAAACTAGGAGAATGGGTAGGCCTCTGTAAAATTGACAGAGAGGGGAAACCCCGTAAAGTGGTTGGTTGCAGTTGTGTAGTAGTTAAG gactatGGCAAGGAGTCTCAGGCCAAGGATGTCATCGAAGAGTATTTCAAAtgcaagaaatga